In the Candidatus Krumholzibacteriia bacterium genome, GCTGACGTAGTCCGGCGTCATCCGCCGGCCGATGCTGCCCTCGGGGTAGCCGAGGAGCATGGTGGCGACGCGGCGTTCTTCCGGTGTCAGCAAGCTGATGAGCTTCCGGGTGACCGTGCCGGGGAGCTCTTCCAGCAGGGCGGTGCGGTCGTCCGGGGCCATCTCGTTCAGGATGGCCGCCGCCTCGGCTTGGCCGAGACTGCGAAGCAGCGCTTCCTGCTCGTCGATCTCCAGGTACTCGAAGATGTCGGCGGCGAGCGCCGTCGGTAGCATACGGAAGACGACCGCCCTCTCCTCGGGGTTCAGGAAGGAGAGGGCGTCGGCGAGGTCCGCGGGCAACAGCTCCACCATGGCCTCGCGGAGCGCCTTGAAGTCGCGGTTGCGGATGAACTCCTGGATCTCGGGGACGAAGGCGCGTCCATACACGGCGACTCACCTCCGCAGAGGACCGCAGCAGACCCGCTCACGCTCCGGGCTGCCGCGGTCGTCCCTGCCCCTCGAGCGTGGCTCGACACGAGTCCGGCTCATGGTAGAGCAGCGCTGCGGAGGAAGGCCAGCGCGAGCTCATTTCATACGCGAGTGTCGCGGGGTGGGGCACGCCGGGAGGGCGAGGGTGCGAAGAGGAGGCTCGTGCAGGTGAGGCCGCCTTCGGCCTTGAGGAACTCCGAGTTATCCAGCGCGCGCACGCTGAGCCCGTGCGCCGCGAGGCGTGCTGCAGTGCGTGGAAAGCTGGCGGAAGCGACGACGGTGTCGCCGACGCGGAGCACGTTCGCCGCCTCCGGCTCTTCGGGGTCGATGGCGATGGTGTCGAATCCGGGGAAGAGCGCCACGTCCACCCAGGCGGGATTGACGAGGAGGGAGCCCTTTCCGATGTCGGTGCAGGCGCTCTTGAGGTGGAGGCAGCCGCGCACTGGCACGGGTCGCACGGTGTAGCCCAGGGGTTCCACACGCTCGCGGAGCGCGGCGATCCCTTCCTGGTCGGTGCGCGTCGAGAGGCCGACGAAGAGGGTGCGGCCGAGAAGCAGGACATCGCCGCCGTCCAGCGTACCGGGGGGCGGTAGGTGCACGAGGTCCCGGTAGGCGGCGAGGGCGGCAGCGAGGCCCGCACTCTCGGGCCGCCGGCTCGAGGCACCCATGTGCGGCAGGAGGGCGCATTCGTCGAGCACGACGGCCGCATCTTCGACGAAGACCGCGTCCGGCAGGTCCGGCTCGGCGGGGAGCGAAACCACCTCCGCACCGAGCTCCTGCAGCAACCTCTCGTACTGCCGGTGTTGTGC is a window encoding:
- a CDS encoding arginine deiminase family protein, translating into MIALTRSVGNLDRCELTYRSRAPIDSDRARAQHRQYERLLQELGAEVVSLPAEPDLPDAVFVEDAAVVLDECALLPHMGASSRRPESAGLAAALAAYRDLVHLPPPGTLDGGDVLLLGRTLFVGLSTRTDQEGIAALRERVEPLGYTVRPVPVRGCLHLKSACTDIGKGSLLVNPAWVDVALFPGFDTIAIDPEEPEAANVLRVGDTVVASASFPRTAARLAAHGLSVRALDNSEFLKAEGGLTCTSLLFAPSPSRRAPPRDTRV